TTAATTTTGGTGACTTCTTGCTCTTCTGAcacaaaggggtttttttgaagctCCTTTCCTGCGACGGCCTCAGCACCCAGGCACGCTCACACCAGGGCCTGGCAGCTCgtctccctcccaccccacagcccccccctgcacagcccctgcctgccccctgccccgTCTTGGGCACAGCTCGGAGCCTGCCTTGTCCCGGGCCCCCTGGCCCCCCATTCCTGGCGCTGCAGGATCAGTGCTGATGGCTGCACGTGGGCTCTGAGCAGCCCCAGAGCCGCCCTTTGGAGCGGCCCCAGCCACGACACGTGGCACCGGCCACCTCACAGCAGCCCACAGCGTGCAGGGTGGCCGAACGGAGCTGCTCACGTGTGCTCACGTGTGCTCACGTGTACGTGCGTGTGCAGGCACTGGCCGCTGCGGCGGCTAAGCCCGTCAGAAGGGCCGGTGACGGGACCCCCATCCCTGCGTTGCCGCCCGTGTTTCGGCGCTGCCTCCTTTGCCTTTTGGGCTGGGAGTTTGTGGCTCTTTGGTTGTGGCTCCCAGCCCCATTTCTAAACACCATAAAATGTTCAGCTAACAAATGCAGCGGCAAGTAGAAAAATGGCCTTTGCCATCCAGTGTGATTATAGGGAACAGAGCCAGGGGCCTCGGGGCGGGTTATAAATCTGATTTATTGACCCAGcccaacagcagctgcagctctggctaGTGAGTAAGTCTTAAATTTCATTGGGTGATAAATACTGAGAGCGAATCAATTTGGTAGAAAAGCTAATTAGCCGGCATGGTTCTGCATCGATCTCCGAGCCCTGCGCGGCTGGGCGCATGCCGGGGACTCCATCATCCCATGGTCCCGGGCTGGGGTGTCCCCATACTCATTGCCTGGCTTTGCGCTCCGCCACATCCTCCCCGGTGGGACCGGCTGGGACGTGACGTGGTGGCACGTGGTcaggggcagctctgcagggctggggaggaccCAGGGTCGTGGGGGTCCCGGGGGCCGCCTGACCTCCCGTGTGCCCCGCCGCAGGTGGTGAAGGTGGTTGGCAGCAACATCTCCCACAAGCTGCGGCTGTCGCGGGTGAAGCCGGCGGACGAGGGGACATATGAGTGCCGGGTGATCGACTCCAGTGACGGCAAGGCGCGGCACCACAAGGTGAAGGCGTACCTGCGGGTGGAGGCGGTGGGGGGCGCGGGGCACCCCCAGGACACCCAGCTGCGGGGCGCCCCGCTGCTGGACCCCGCCATGCCAGGCTCAGCCCAcgcacaccaccaccaccaccaccacaaagcCGGGAAGGAGCTGAAGAAGCGCTCGGTGGACGCCTCCTGCGTGCTGTAGGCGGGCGGTACCGGGGGGATGCCGGAGCCCCCCACCGCCCCGGACTCAGCAGAGTCGGCGAGGGTCCCGCACCCCCCGCCAGAGACTGGCCCGAGCTCCCCATCTTGCCCACCGACCCACACCACCCCTTCTCCTGCAGCCGCTGCCGGCTCAGTTTCTTCCCCAGCCCTGCGGTGCGGTGGTGCAGGGGCTTGGTGCAGGAGCGGGACGGTGTCCGTGCCGGGGGGGAGGGCATCGCTGGGACCGTGCCTGGGGCCGAGGCGTATGCCCATGCGTGGTGGTCCCCATCCCTGCCGGCCCCATGCGAGTGGGCACCTCCCTGCTTGCTGCCACCCGTGGTGCCATGCGCTGTGTTGTGCCCCAGCTTTGGGTGCCCAGCAGAGACCCCCCCCACCTGCGGgaccctccctgccctcccttgtGCTTTGCAGAACCAACCGTCTGTTCCTGTAGGACGCCCAGTTTAGTTGCTCTGTTCCAGCCCCGCAGCACGTATATAAGTTCCAGCATCCATCTTACAGACCGTGTATAtcacctctccctgcccctgcctgccccaaaGCTGCCCCAGCACGTCGAGGCCTGAGCTCAGCGGAGGAAGGACGGCAGCAGCACGCTCCCGGCACGCTCCCGGCATGttccccagcacagctgtggCACTACAGGCTCTGCCACAGCATCGCCCAGCCGAGCAGCCTGCGCCCAGGGAGCCGTGCTGTCAGAGCTGGCCTGCTTTCACCCATTGCTCCTCCCGGCCCTTTGCATTTCACGGAGGAATGGGGGCTTGGCCGTCAGCCCTGGCCGCCCTCGTTCCATCCCACTGCCCGTGCCGGCGTGGCTCTCGGCCCCCTGCTCCTGGCCAAGCTCCCCTTCCTCCTGTGCCACAGCACCGCCACGGCAGGGTCCGGCTCACGGGCTCTCGTGTTACAGTGCAAATGGCAGAGCCCgtcccccgtgccccccccgtGGGTAAACACCACCGCTGGGGATGGAGccgtggggagggagaggggggtcCCCAGTCTCCCTGTCCgggtgctgctccccagccgcCGCTTGCCCACGCCACCACGCCTGCCACCACCAGACCTGCTGCAGCTAATAAAGCTCTTTAAACGAAGCCTCTGCGGGTCTGCGCTCTCTGTCCCTGGCACGGTGAAGGGATGGGACTTGGGCACTGTCTTGGCTAAAAAGGGTcacagctggggctgcccctgggggctgctgggcactgggctggggctgggtgggggtgGGGCTGGGGATTGGGACGAGGATGAGGATGGGCATCGGCATCGGCATCATCGTCACCTGCAGCTGAGGGCTCAGAGCATTTaaaagctgcagctggggagctcCTTGCCCTGTcttccctgggagcagggtggTGCTGTCCTGTGGGTGCGGGAGATGGCCGCATATCCCCAGGTGAGTGGGGACCGCTCTGCACcatggggtgctgggtgcaATGGGGAGGCTGGGTgggctgctggggctctggTCCCTCTTTGTGCTGCTAGGTGCCAGCCCTGACCCCTGCCTGAGTGCCTGGAGCAAAAACCTTCTCCATGGCCAGGGTTGGGGTCCCCAAAGCAGGGGTGCTGGCTGTCCCCTGGGACTGGGCTCTGCCCCACCTTTGGGAGAGGAGCTCCCAGCATCAGCAGTgcctggctcagccccagctgccagGAGTCCCCTGGCTGCTTTGCAGCTTATTAATCCCTGGAGCTCTGTAGCACTCACCTCTCACTTTGCTGATATGAAGCAATTTGTCACGCGTTAgagtaacaaaagcaaaagctgctggCCTGGTGTCAGCCAGTACTGGTGGCAGAGGAAGGGCACAGCACGGCTGGTGACTGCAGGCTGTGGCAAGAGCCGTGCTCCCCTTTGCCGCC
This genomic window from Balearica regulorum gibbericeps isolate bBalReg1 chromosome 16, bBalReg1.pri, whole genome shotgun sequence contains:
- the VSTM2L gene encoding V-set and transmembrane domain-containing protein 2-like protein isoform X2, producing MLPVPSDLPALFTETPHDMTAQAGEDVEMACSFRGSGSPSYSLEIQWWYVRNHKDWTDKQTWASNQLKTSPQEEPGKDATKISVVKVVGSNISHKLRLSRVKPADEGTYECRVIDSSDGKARHHKVKAYLRVEAVGGAGHPQDTQLRGAPLLDPAMPGSAHAHHHHHHHKAGKELKKRSVDASCVL